Proteins found in one Bacillus subtilis subsp. subtilis str. 168 genomic segment:
- the ycgS gene encoding putative aromatic hydrocarbon hydrolase (Evidence 3: Putative function from multiple computational evidences; Product type e: enzyme): MKRRVETITFDGGTLEYSVTGKGTPILVMHGGHSNCYEEFGYTALIEQGYSIITPSRPGYGRTSKEIGKSLANACRFYVKLLDHLQIESVHVIAISAGGPSGICFASHYPERVNTLTLQSAVTKEWLTPKDTEYKLGEILFRPPVEKWIWKLISSLNNAFPRLMFRAMSPQFSTLPFQRIKSLMNEKDIEAFRKMNSRQRSGEGFLIDLSQTAAVSLKDLQAIICPVLIMQSVYDGLVDLSHAHHAKEHIRGAVLCLLHSWGHLIWLGKEAAETGSILLGFLES, from the coding sequence ATGAAAAGACGAGTTGAAACGATCACCTTCGATGGCGGTACACTAGAATATTCTGTGACAGGCAAGGGAACTCCGATCCTTGTCATGCATGGCGGGCATTCAAATTGTTACGAGGAATTCGGATACACAGCGTTGATTGAACAAGGGTATTCCATCATTACGCCTTCAAGGCCTGGCTATGGACGGACGTCAAAAGAAATTGGAAAAAGTCTTGCCAATGCCTGCCGTTTCTATGTGAAATTATTAGATCATCTACAAATCGAGAGTGTCCATGTGATCGCCATCTCAGCAGGAGGGCCGAGCGGCATATGCTTTGCCTCACATTATCCGGAAAGAGTAAATACATTGACCCTGCAATCCGCAGTCACCAAAGAGTGGCTCACCCCAAAAGACACTGAATATAAATTGGGGGAAATTCTCTTCCGCCCGCCGGTGGAAAAGTGGATATGGAAGCTGATTTCTTCCTTGAATAACGCTTTCCCGCGTTTGATGTTTCGAGCTATGAGCCCCCAATTCAGCACGCTTCCGTTTCAGCGAATCAAGTCCTTGATGAATGAAAAAGACATAGAAGCATTTCGGAAAATGAACAGCCGGCAGCGCTCGGGTGAAGGATTTCTGATTGACTTGTCACAAACCGCCGCTGTCTCTTTAAAAGACCTGCAAGCCATCATATGTCCCGTGCTGATTATGCAAAGTGTTTATGACGGATTGGTTGACTTGTCACATGCACATCATGCAAAAGAGCACATTCGTGGCGCTGTTCTCTGTTTGCTTCACTCATGGGGACACCTGATTTGGCTCGGAAAAGAAGCTGCAGAAACAGGCAGTATCCTACTCGGCTTTTTGGAATCCTAA
- the ffoR gene encoding Fur-regulated NADPH:ferredoxin oxidoreductase (Evidence 1a: Function from experimental evidences in the studied strain; PubMedId: 16672620, 25826316; Product type e: enzyme) — MAENQEVYDVTIIGGGPIGLFTAFYCGMRELKTKVIEFLPKLGGKVSLFFPEKIIRDIGGIPGIAGKQLIEQLKEQAATFDPDIVLNQRVTGFERLDDGTIVLTGSEGKKHYTRTVILACGMGTLEVNEFDSEDAARYAGKNLHYGVEKLDAFKGKRVVISGGGDTAVDWANELEPIAASVTVVHRREEFGGMESSVTKMKQSSVRVLTPYRLEQLNGDEEGIKSVTVCHTESGQRKDIEIDELIINHGFKIDLGPMMEWGLEIEEGRVKADRHMRTNLPGVFVAGDAAFYESKLRLIAGGFTEGPTAVNSAKAYLDPKAENMAMYSTHHKKLVHK; from the coding sequence ATGGCTGAGAATCAAGAGGTATATGACGTTACGATTATAGGCGGGGGGCCGATCGGGCTGTTTACTGCTTTTTACTGCGGGATGCGGGAGCTGAAAACAAAGGTAATCGAATTTTTGCCGAAGCTCGGAGGGAAGGTGTCTTTATTCTTTCCTGAGAAAATCATTCGCGATATCGGCGGCATACCGGGGATTGCGGGAAAGCAGCTGATCGAGCAGCTGAAGGAGCAGGCGGCAACGTTTGATCCTGATATCGTATTGAATCAGCGTGTGACCGGGTTTGAACGCCTAGATGACGGCACCATTGTTCTGACGGGTTCTGAAGGGAAAAAGCACTATACAAGAACTGTGATTTTGGCTTGCGGCATGGGTACACTTGAGGTCAATGAGTTTGACAGCGAGGATGCGGCCCGATATGCGGGCAAAAATCTTCATTATGGAGTGGAGAAGCTCGATGCGTTTAAAGGGAAACGCGTGGTGATATCAGGCGGCGGAGATACTGCGGTCGATTGGGCTAATGAGCTTGAACCGATTGCGGCGTCTGTGACTGTCGTTCATCGGCGTGAGGAATTCGGCGGAATGGAAAGCAGCGTGACGAAAATGAAGCAATCATCGGTGCGGGTGCTTACGCCTTATCGGCTGGAGCAGTTGAACGGAGATGAAGAGGGCATCAAAAGCGTGACCGTTTGTCATACTGAGTCTGGCCAGAGGAAAGACATAGAAATTGATGAGCTGATCATTAATCATGGGTTCAAAATTGATCTCGGGCCGATGATGGAGTGGGGGCTGGAGATTGAAGAAGGAAGGGTGAAAGCTGACAGACATATGCGAACGAATCTTCCGGGCGTGTTTGTGGCGGGCGACGCGGCTTTTTATGAAAGCAAGCTGAGATTGATTGCCGGCGGATTTACGGAAGGCCCGACAGCGGTCAACAGTGCCAAGGCTTATCTGGACCCTAAGGCCGAGAATATGGCGATGTATTCCACCCATCATAAAAAATTGGTGCATAAATAA
- the nasF gene encoding uroporphyrin-III C-methyltransferase (Evidence 1a: Function from experimental evidences in the studied strain; PubMedId: 9765565, 10217486, 15028686; Product type e: enzyme), protein MIMKNGIVYFVGAGPGDPGLLTIKGKQALKEADVILYDRLANPKLLEFASPDCQFIYCGKLPNRHFMKQKEINALLVEKALNGLTVVRLKGGDPSVFGRVGEEADALHEHGIRYEMVPGITSGIAAPLYAGIPVTHRDFASSFAMITAHDKSLKGTPNLDWEGLARSVQTLVFYMGVKNLSYICQQLISYGKSPSVPVIVIQWGTWGRQRSVKGTLENIQQKVQEHQITNPAIIVIGDIVNFQTHSWFESKPLIGRHLMVVTHGEDEDPLADKLRDSGADLIEWPKWRTENMPVNEEILRKIGTFEDVFFTSRRAVCEFFRALASQKIDIRQLTAKLSAASEQAKTELEKRGFLVTAIQPDSEKRLVVGSRHAVENMQKHESCSFYITHENVIDDRFTHMIQRTISESPLHMVICPNKLSVQQLINGGEQIGILPEPSASRPPIVCIGDDSAAGIYGFTAVQEQDELLAFIHNQHAEKKLLHT, encoded by the coding sequence ATGATCATGAAGAACGGAATCGTATATTTCGTGGGAGCCGGACCCGGCGACCCAGGCCTGCTCACCATCAAAGGAAAACAGGCGCTCAAGGAAGCAGATGTGATTTTATATGACCGGCTCGCCAACCCGAAGCTGCTCGAATTTGCATCACCGGACTGCCAGTTTATTTATTGCGGAAAACTGCCAAACCGCCATTTTATGAAACAAAAAGAAATTAACGCCCTGCTGGTTGAAAAAGCATTAAATGGGTTAACCGTCGTTCGCTTGAAGGGCGGAGATCCGAGCGTATTCGGCAGAGTCGGCGAGGAAGCAGATGCTCTTCATGAGCACGGCATTCGCTATGAAATGGTGCCGGGAATCACCTCTGGAATTGCAGCGCCGCTATATGCGGGCATCCCCGTCACGCATCGGGATTTTGCATCGTCTTTTGCCATGATTACAGCGCATGATAAATCATTAAAAGGCACGCCGAACCTTGACTGGGAAGGGCTGGCCCGAAGCGTTCAAACCCTTGTTTTTTACATGGGTGTCAAGAACTTGTCTTATATTTGCCAGCAGCTTATTTCATACGGGAAATCGCCTTCTGTCCCTGTCATTGTCATCCAATGGGGAACGTGGGGCCGCCAGCGGAGTGTGAAAGGAACACTTGAGAACATTCAGCAAAAAGTGCAGGAACACCAGATTACAAACCCTGCGATTATCGTCATCGGAGACATCGTCAACTTTCAAACACACAGCTGGTTTGAAAGCAAACCGCTCATCGGACGGCATTTGATGGTTGTGACTCATGGCGAAGATGAAGACCCGCTTGCAGACAAGCTGCGCGATTCCGGCGCCGATCTCATCGAGTGGCCGAAATGGCGGACCGAAAACATGCCTGTCAATGAAGAAATTCTTCGAAAGATTGGCACCTTTGAAGACGTTTTTTTCACATCGCGCCGGGCGGTTTGTGAATTTTTCAGAGCACTGGCTTCTCAGAAAATCGACATCCGCCAGCTGACAGCCAAACTGAGTGCAGCATCTGAGCAAGCAAAGACAGAGCTTGAGAAACGGGGCTTTCTTGTCACCGCCATTCAGCCTGATTCAGAGAAACGTCTTGTTGTCGGGAGCCGCCATGCAGTGGAAAACATGCAAAAGCATGAATCCTGTTCGTTTTATATCACTCATGAAAACGTCATAGATGACCGGTTCACCCACATGATTCAGCGTACCATCAGTGAATCCCCGCTGCACATGGTCATTTGCCCAAACAAGCTGTCCGTTCAGCAATTGATCAATGGTGGCGAACAAATTGGCATTTTGCCGGAACCGTCAGCAAGCCGCCCTCCTATCGTCTGCATAGGCGATGACTCAGCTGCCGGCATTTATGGATTCACAGCCGTACAAGAACAGGATGAATTGCTAGCTTTCATCCACAATCAACATGCAGAGAAAAAACTCCTTCACACCTGA
- the nasE gene encoding assimilatory nitrite reductase subunit (Evidence 1a: Function from experimental evidences in the studied strain; PubMedId: 10217486, 15028686, 9765565, 22103536; Product type e: enzyme): MVNKDVTKVCIGKIEELPEQLGKTVYIEDKELAVFKLSDGSIRAIENRCPHKGGVLAEGIVSGQYVFCPMHDWKISLEDGIVQEPDHGCVKTYETLIEGEHVYLVY, translated from the coding sequence ATGGTAAACAAAGACGTAACAAAAGTATGTATCGGAAAAATTGAAGAATTGCCTGAACAATTAGGCAAAACAGTGTATATTGAAGATAAGGAGCTCGCGGTTTTCAAGCTTTCAGACGGAAGCATCCGCGCCATTGAAAACCGCTGTCCGCATAAGGGCGGCGTCCTGGCAGAAGGCATCGTCAGCGGTCAATATGTTTTCTGCCCGATGCACGACTGGAAAATTTCCTTAGAAGACGGAATCGTCCAAGAACCTGACCACGGATGCGTCAAAACATATGAAACGCTGATCGAAGGAGAACATGTTTATCTCGTATATTGA
- the nasD gene encoding assimilatory nitrite reductase subunit (Evidence 1a: Function from experimental evidences in the studied strain; PubMedId: 10972836, 15028686, 9765565, 16428414, 22103536; Product type e: enzyme), with product MGKKQLVLVGNGMAGVRAIEEILSVAKDEFQITIFGAEPHPNYNRILLSKVLQGDTDIKDITLNDWDWYEENNIQLYTNETVIKVDTENKTVITDADRIQPYDELILATGSVPFILPIPGADKKGVTAFRDIKDTDTMLAASKQYKKAAVIGGGLLGLEAARGLLNLGMDVSVIHLAPFLMERQLDATAGRLLQNELEKQGMTFLLEKQTEEIVGDDRVEGLRFKDGTSIEADLVVMAVGIRPNTTLGAESGIPVNRGIIVNDYMQTEIPHIYAVGECAEHRGIAYGLVAPLYEQAKVLAKHMCGIETKPYEGSVLSTQLKVSGVEVFSAGDFNESEEKKAIKVFDEQDGIYKKIVLRGNQIVGAVLFGDSSEGNRLFSMIQKEADISETSKISILQPLSQEAGTSITAAMSDDEIICGCNGVSKGAIIQAIQEKGCSSTDEIKACTGASRSCGGCKPLVEEILQHTLGSDFDASAQKEAICGCTTLSRDEVVEEIKAKGLSHTREVMNVLGWKTPEGCSKCRPALNYYLGMINPTKYEDDRTSRFVNERMHANIQKDGTYSVVPRMYGGVTNSTDLRKIADVVDKYEIPLVKMTGGQRIDLIGVKKEDLPKVWEDLDMPSGYAYGKTLRTVKTCVGEQFCRFGTQDSMALGIALEKKFEGLNTPHKVKMAVSACPRNCAESGIKDLGVVGIDGGWELYVGGNGGTHLRAGDLLMKVKTNEEVLEYAGAYLQYYRETANYLERTSAWLERVGLSHVQSVLNDPEKRQELNGRMNETLSVHKDPWKDFLEDKQTSKELFENVVTTS from the coding sequence ATGGGAAAAAAACAGCTAGTTCTTGTTGGTAATGGAATGGCCGGGGTAAGGGCCATTGAAGAGATACTGAGTGTTGCTAAAGACGAGTTTCAGATCACAATTTTCGGTGCCGAACCGCATCCCAATTACAACCGAATCCTTTTGTCAAAAGTGCTTCAAGGCGATACAGATATTAAAGATATTACGTTAAACGATTGGGACTGGTACGAAGAAAACAACATTCAATTGTATACAAATGAAACAGTCATCAAAGTGGACACGGAAAACAAAACAGTCATCACAGATGCAGACAGAATCCAGCCTTACGATGAATTGATCCTGGCGACAGGATCGGTCCCTTTTATCCTTCCGATTCCGGGCGCAGACAAAAAAGGCGTCACAGCTTTCCGGGACATAAAAGATACAGACACAATGCTCGCCGCGTCAAAACAATATAAAAAAGCTGCCGTCATCGGCGGAGGACTACTTGGTTTGGAAGCAGCTCGCGGACTGCTGAATCTCGGCATGGACGTGTCCGTCATCCACCTTGCCCCATTCCTGATGGAGCGCCAGCTTGATGCAACGGCAGGACGCCTGCTGCAAAACGAGTTAGAAAAACAAGGTATGACCTTTTTACTTGAAAAGCAAACAGAAGAAATTGTCGGTGACGACCGTGTCGAAGGCCTCCGATTCAAGGATGGCACAAGCATTGAAGCTGATTTAGTCGTCATGGCTGTCGGCATCCGCCCAAATACAACGCTCGGGGCCGAGAGCGGCATTCCGGTTAACCGCGGCATCATCGTCAACGATTATATGCAGACTGAAATCCCGCACATTTACGCGGTCGGCGAATGTGCCGAGCACCGAGGAATCGCCTACGGGCTTGTGGCGCCGCTGTATGAACAGGCAAAAGTGCTGGCAAAGCATATGTGCGGCATCGAAACAAAACCGTATGAGGGCTCCGTTCTCTCCACACAGTTAAAGGTATCAGGCGTCGAGGTCTTCTCTGCCGGTGACTTTAACGAATCAGAGGAGAAAAAAGCGATTAAAGTCTTCGATGAGCAGGACGGCATCTATAAAAAAATTGTCCTGAGAGGCAATCAAATTGTCGGTGCTGTTTTATTCGGCGACAGCAGCGAAGGCAATCGCCTGTTTTCTATGATTCAAAAAGAAGCCGATATCTCTGAAACCTCTAAAATATCAATCTTACAGCCCCTCAGCCAGGAAGCAGGCACAAGCATAACCGCAGCGATGAGCGACGATGAAATCATCTGCGGCTGTAACGGCGTGTCAAAAGGTGCGATTATTCAAGCCATACAGGAAAAGGGCTGCTCGTCAACGGACGAAATCAAAGCATGCACCGGCGCATCCCGCTCATGCGGAGGCTGTAAGCCGCTCGTAGAAGAAATCCTCCAGCATACGCTCGGATCAGACTTTGATGCGTCAGCGCAAAAAGAAGCCATTTGCGGCTGCACCACATTGTCGAGAGATGAAGTCGTAGAAGAAATCAAAGCCAAAGGGCTGTCACATACAAGAGAAGTCATGAATGTGCTCGGCTGGAAAACGCCAGAAGGCTGTTCTAAATGCCGACCCGCTCTGAACTACTACTTAGGCATGATCAATCCAACCAAATACGAGGATGACCGGACATCCCGCTTTGTTAATGAACGAATGCACGCCAATATTCAAAAAGACGGAACATACTCAGTCGTTCCTCGGATGTACGGCGGCGTGACCAACTCCACAGATTTGCGCAAGATCGCCGATGTCGTTGACAAATATGAGATCCCGCTCGTGAAAATGACAGGCGGCCAGCGAATTGATCTTATCGGCGTGAAAAAAGAAGACCTTCCGAAGGTATGGGAAGATCTTGATATGCCATCGGGCTACGCGTACGGAAAAACGCTCCGCACAGTGAAAACATGTGTAGGCGAGCAATTCTGCCGCTTCGGCACACAAGACTCCATGGCACTGGGCATTGCGCTTGAGAAAAAATTCGAAGGGCTGAACACGCCTCACAAAGTCAAAATGGCCGTGTCTGCCTGCCCGCGAAACTGTGCGGAATCCGGCATTAAGGACCTTGGCGTTGTCGGCATCGACGGAGGCTGGGAGCTTTATGTCGGCGGAAACGGCGGAACCCATTTGCGTGCCGGCGATTTGCTGATGAAGGTGAAAACAAATGAAGAAGTCTTAGAATACGCGGGCGCTTACCTGCAATATTACAGGGAAACCGCAAACTATCTGGAGCGTACGTCCGCATGGCTTGAGCGCGTCGGTTTATCCCATGTCCAATCCGTGTTAAACGATCCGGAAAAGCGGCAGGAGCTGAACGGCCGAATGAATGAAACACTCTCTGTCCACAAGGATCCGTGGAAAGACTTTTTAGAGGATAAACAAACCTCTAAAGAATTATTTGAAAATGTCGTGACCACATCATAA
- the nasC gene encoding assimilatory nitrate reductase (catalytic subunit) (Evidence 1a: Function from experimental evidences in the studied strain; PubMedId: 10972836, 15028686, 9765565; Product type e: enzyme), giving the protein MTERLLRYFRDKQQDVQSEKTYDTQCPFCSMQCKMQLVEQTIVTRKKYTAIGIDNPTTQGRLCIKGMNAHQHALNSSRITRPLLKKNGEFMPVSWEEALNHIKDQVTMIQTEHGHDAMAVYGSASITNEEAYLLGKFARVGLQTKYIDYNGRLCMSAAATAANQTFGADRGLTNPLSDIPHTRVIILAGTNIAECQPTIMPYFEKAKENGAYFIAIDPRETATTKIADLHLKIKPGTDAALANGLVKIIIDEQLINEDFIQSRTNGFEELKQHTDSLDLNDIAEQTSVSLVDIRKAAVKFAKETSGMLFTARGIEQQTDGTAAVKGFLNMVLITGKIGKPYSGYGAITGQGNGQGAREHGQKADQLPGYRSIENEEHRAHIAKVWGIHQDELPRKGVSAYEMMEKINDGDIKGLFLMCSNPAVSSPNANLVKKALRRLTFFVAIDLFISETAKYADVILPASSYLEDEGTMTNVEGRVTLREASRPCPGEAKHDWQIICDLASALGKGRYFSYTSAEDIFNELREASRGGIADYSGISYGRLRREGGIHWPCPESDHPGTGRLFTESFAHPDQKAALSVIPNEPPVPKEKPTADYPLYLTTGRVMSHYLTGVQTRKSAALAARHFESFMEIHPQTAATYNIEDRVLVKIESPRGSITVRSKLSEQIRKDTVFVPIHWADAQNVNDLIGEALDPACKMPGFKVCAVRIIPI; this is encoded by the coding sequence TTGACTGAACGACTGCTTAGATATTTCCGTGATAAACAGCAAGACGTCCAATCAGAAAAAACATATGACACTCAATGCCCGTTTTGCAGCATGCAGTGCAAAATGCAGCTCGTGGAACAAACCATCGTCACGCGCAAAAAGTACACTGCGATCGGGATTGATAATCCTACGACACAGGGTCGGCTATGCATCAAGGGCATGAATGCTCACCAGCATGCCTTGAACTCCTCCCGCATCACCCGGCCGCTGCTGAAGAAAAACGGCGAGTTTATGCCTGTTTCCTGGGAAGAAGCACTGAATCATATCAAAGACCAAGTGACAATGATCCAAACTGAACACGGACATGACGCCATGGCGGTATACGGAAGCGCCTCGATTACAAATGAAGAGGCGTATTTGTTAGGGAAGTTCGCACGAGTAGGCTTACAGACAAAATACATCGACTACAACGGGAGACTTTGTATGTCCGCAGCAGCCACCGCAGCCAACCAAACATTCGGCGCGGACAGAGGCTTAACGAATCCTTTATCAGACATCCCCCACACCCGTGTGATCATTCTGGCCGGCACCAATATTGCGGAATGCCAGCCTACGATTATGCCGTATTTTGAAAAAGCGAAAGAAAACGGAGCTTACTTCATTGCCATTGATCCTCGTGAAACAGCGACAACGAAAATCGCCGATCTTCATCTGAAAATCAAACCCGGCACAGACGCCGCCCTTGCCAACGGTCTCGTCAAAATCATCATTGACGAACAGCTTATAAACGAGGATTTCATTCAATCACGAACAAATGGATTCGAAGAGCTGAAGCAGCATACTGACTCGTTGGACCTGAATGACATCGCCGAACAGACGAGTGTCTCGCTGGTGGATATAAGAAAAGCTGCTGTGAAGTTTGCCAAGGAAACGTCCGGCATGCTGTTTACAGCCCGCGGGATTGAACAGCAAACCGATGGAACAGCGGCTGTGAAAGGCTTCTTAAACATGGTGCTGATCACAGGAAAAATCGGCAAACCTTACTCGGGCTACGGGGCGATCACCGGACAAGGCAACGGGCAAGGCGCCAGAGAGCATGGCCAAAAAGCCGATCAGCTTCCAGGCTACCGTTCTATCGAAAACGAAGAACACCGGGCGCATATTGCGAAAGTGTGGGGAATCCATCAGGATGAACTCCCGCGAAAAGGTGTCTCAGCCTATGAAATGATGGAAAAAATCAATGACGGCGACATCAAAGGACTGTTCCTCATGTGCTCCAACCCTGCTGTTTCCAGTCCAAATGCAAATCTCGTGAAAAAGGCTTTAAGAAGACTGACATTCTTTGTCGCAATCGATTTGTTTATTTCTGAGACTGCGAAATACGCAGATGTGATTTTACCTGCCTCCTCTTACTTAGAAGATGAAGGCACCATGACAAATGTAGAAGGACGCGTGACATTAAGAGAAGCAAGCCGGCCATGCCCCGGCGAAGCAAAGCATGATTGGCAGATCATTTGTGATCTCGCATCCGCTCTCGGCAAGGGCCGCTACTTTTCTTATACGTCAGCGGAGGATATTTTCAATGAATTGAGAGAAGCGAGCCGAGGCGGGATTGCCGATTATTCAGGCATCTCATACGGCAGGCTCAGACGTGAAGGCGGCATTCATTGGCCGTGTCCGGAATCTGATCATCCCGGAACTGGGCGCTTGTTTACAGAATCATTTGCTCATCCGGATCAAAAAGCGGCATTAAGTGTGATTCCAAACGAACCACCTGTTCCAAAAGAGAAGCCGACAGCCGATTATCCGCTTTATTTAACGACAGGCAGAGTCATGTCTCACTACTTAACAGGCGTCCAAACAAGAAAAAGCGCCGCCCTTGCCGCGAGACATTTTGAATCGTTTATGGAGATCCATCCGCAAACAGCAGCGACCTACAATATCGAGGACCGTGTACTGGTAAAAATAGAATCGCCGCGGGGAAGCATCACCGTCCGCAGCAAATTATCAGAACAAATCAGAAAAGATACCGTTTTTGTTCCCATCCATTGGGCAGACGCTCAAAATGTGAATGATTTAATCGGGGAAGCCTTAGATCCAGCCTGTAAAATGCCCGGTTTTAAGGTATGCGCCGTCCGAATCATACCTATTTAA